A region from the Sinorhizobium alkalisoli genome encodes:
- the kdpA gene encoding potassium-transporting ATPase subunit KdpA, which translates to MATDILQFLLYAAILVALAWPLGGYMTRVFQGERTLLSPVLVPVERGIYAVAGKSAMQDQHWTRYALSLLVFNFAGWLFLYTVLRLQHLLSWNPEGLAPMPPGLAFNTAVSFVTNTNWQAYGGETTLSYFSQMVGLTVQHFVSAATGIAVAVAVIRGFAARNVRSIGNFWVDMTRSILYVLLPLSIIGALVLIWQGVPQTLSAYVPTTTLEGARQLIAQGPAASQIAIKQLGTNGGGFFNVNSAHPLENPTQLSNLLQLLYILLIPAAFCFLFGHMVKDQRQGIAIFAAMGILFVVGLAVIYGAEIRGNTLYDALPIDQAAGNMEGKEVRFGTGLSALWAEATTAASNGSVNSMHDSFTPLAGLALLLNMQVGEVIFGGVGAGFYGMLLFVVLTVFLAGLMVGRTPEYLGKKIEAKEVKLAVLTFLSMPVGILVFGAVAAIVPSALAAVQDPGPHGLSEILYAYSSATGNNGSAFAGFGANLPFHTTLQGIAMLLGRYAFIVPMLAIAGALATKTPAPASASTFPTHGPLFVVLLMVVVLILGGLTFFPALALGPIAEQVAMLADQTF; encoded by the coding sequence GTGGCTACCGATATTCTTCAGTTCCTGCTTTATGCAGCCATCCTGGTCGCGCTCGCCTGGCCGCTCGGCGGCTACATGACGCGGGTATTTCAGGGCGAGCGCACCCTGCTTTCCCCGGTGCTCGTGCCGGTGGAGCGCGGCATCTATGCGGTTGCCGGCAAATCCGCAATGCAGGACCAGCACTGGACGCGCTATGCGCTCTCGCTTCTGGTCTTCAACTTCGCCGGCTGGCTGTTCCTCTACACCGTCTTGCGCCTCCAACATCTCCTTTCGTGGAACCCGGAAGGCCTGGCGCCGATGCCCCCGGGACTTGCCTTCAACACGGCAGTCAGCTTCGTCACCAACACAAATTGGCAGGCCTATGGGGGCGAAACGACGCTCTCCTACTTCAGCCAAATGGTCGGACTCACGGTGCAGCACTTCGTCTCGGCCGCCACAGGCATTGCCGTGGCCGTCGCGGTGATCCGCGGCTTTGCGGCCCGCAATGTCAGGTCGATCGGCAATTTCTGGGTCGATATGACCCGCTCAATTCTCTACGTCCTGCTGCCGCTGTCGATCATCGGAGCGCTTGTGCTCATCTGGCAGGGGGTGCCGCAGACGCTCAGTGCCTATGTGCCGACAACCACGCTGGAGGGCGCAAGGCAGCTTATCGCACAAGGACCCGCCGCCTCGCAGATCGCCATCAAGCAGCTCGGCACGAATGGCGGCGGCTTCTTCAACGTCAATTCCGCCCATCCGCTCGAGAACCCGACGCAGCTCTCGAACCTGCTGCAGCTGCTCTACATCCTGCTGATCCCGGCAGCTTTCTGCTTCCTGTTCGGACACATGGTGAAGGATCAGCGGCAGGGGATCGCAATTTTCGCCGCCATGGGCATCCTGTTCGTTGTCGGGCTTGCCGTCATCTACGGCGCGGAGATTCGCGGCAACACGCTCTATGATGCACTGCCGATCGACCAGGCGGCGGGAAACATGGAGGGCAAGGAAGTCCGCTTCGGAACCGGCCTTTCCGCGCTCTGGGCCGAGGCCACGACGGCCGCCTCCAACGGCTCGGTCAACTCCATGCATGACAGCTTCACGCCGCTCGCCGGGCTTGCGCTTCTGCTCAACATGCAGGTGGGCGAGGTCATCTTCGGCGGTGTCGGCGCCGGTTTCTACGGCATGCTCCTCTTCGTGGTGCTCACCGTGTTCCTCGCCGGTCTGATGGTCGGGCGCACACCTGAATATCTCGGCAAGAAAATCGAGGCAAAGGAAGTCAAGCTCGCGGTCCTCACCTTCCTGTCGATGCCGGTCGGCATCCTGGTCTTCGGCGCGGTTGCCGCCATTGTTCCGTCGGCCCTGGCTGCGGTTCAGGATCCCGGCCCCCATGGGCTCTCGGAGATCCTCTACGCCTATTCCTCGGCCACCGGCAACAACGGTTCGGCCTTCGCCGGCTTCGGCGCCAACCTGCCGTTCCACACGACGCTACAGGGAATCGCCATGCTTCTCGGCCGCTACGCCTTCATCGTGCCGATGCTGGCGATTGCCGGGGCGCTTGCGACGAAGACGCCAGCACCGGCCTCGGCCAGCACGTTTCCGACCCACGGTCCGCTCTTTGTCGTCCTGCTCATGGTGGTCGTCCTGATCCTCGGCGGCCTCACTTTCTTTCCGGCACTCGCCCTCGGCCCGATCGCCGAACAGGTGGCGATGCTTGCCGACCAGACGTTCTGA
- a CDS encoding IS110 family transposase encodes MERMVYVGLDVHAETIAVATADDGRNGDVRFYGIIENNADSVLRLTKRLSAAGARPVFCYEAGPCGYGLYRLLTKLGFDCAVVAPAMIPRRAGDRVKTDRRDAEMLARLWRAGELTPIWTPDEEQEAMRDLIRTRKQALEALKIAKQQLLSFLLRHGLRYERPTYWTKMHWRWINELRKFRYPHQQIAFEELKRAIRQIEERIRTLDLAIEDAVKPWRFAPVVDALRALRGVNTMIAATLAAEIGDISRFSNPRQLMAWLGLVPSEHSSGSTTRRGRITRTGNALARTMMVEASWSYRHPPRERHLHLKRSQHLPHEIRDIGWKAQTRLCKRYRDLSRTGKPQPRVLTAIARELAGFIWDIARKTPLSA; translated from the coding sequence ATGGAAAGAATGGTTTATGTCGGCCTTGATGTTCACGCTGAGACGATTGCTGTTGCGACCGCGGATGATGGCCGGAATGGCGACGTGCGGTTTTACGGCATTATCGAAAACAACGCCGATTCCGTTTTACGCCTGACAAAGCGGCTGTCGGCTGCGGGTGCACGACCGGTGTTTTGCTACGAAGCAGGTCCGTGTGGCTACGGGTTGTATCGCCTACTGACAAAACTCGGATTTGATTGTGCCGTTGTTGCTCCGGCCATGATCCCGCGCCGCGCTGGAGATCGGGTTAAGACAGATCGGCGCGATGCGGAAATGCTGGCGCGACTGTGGCGAGCAGGAGAACTGACGCCGATCTGGACACCTGATGAAGAACAGGAAGCCATGCGGGATTTGATCCGCACCCGCAAGCAGGCGCTGGAAGCGCTGAAGATTGCGAAGCAACAGCTGTTGAGCTTCCTGCTTCGCCATGGTCTTCGGTATGAACGCCCCACTTATTGGACGAAAATGCACTGGCGCTGGATCAACGAATTGCGCAAATTCCGCTATCCGCATCAGCAGATAGCTTTCGAGGAACTGAAGCGCGCTATTCGCCAGATCGAAGAACGCATCCGGACGCTTGATCTGGCTATTGAAGATGCGGTGAAGCCCTGGCGGTTTGCTCCGGTCGTTGATGCGTTGAGAGCGTTGCGTGGGGTCAATACCATGATTGCCGCAACCCTGGCTGCCGAAATCGGCGATATCAGTCGGTTCTCGAACCCGCGACAGTTGATGGCCTGGCTTGGGCTGGTGCCGAGCGAACATTCCAGCGGCAGCACTACACGGCGCGGGCGCATCACCAGAACCGGCAATGCTCTGGCCCGAACCATGATGGTCGAGGCGAGCTGGTCCTACCGACATCCCCCTCGCGAACGGCACCTTCATCTTAAACGCAGCCAGCACCTTCCGCACGAGATCAGAGACATTGGGTGGAAGGCGCAGACGAGGCTTTGCAAGCGTTATCGCGATCTTTCGAGAACTGGGAAACCCCAGCCACGTGTTCTAACCGCTATTGCACGGGAGCTTGCCGGCTTCATCTGGGATATCGCTCGTAAAACACCGCTGTCGGCCTGA
- the kdpF gene encoding K(+)-transporting ATPase subunit F, protein MIEYFIGGAVALALLAYLTVALLRPERF, encoded by the coding sequence ATGATCGAGTATTTCATTGGCGGCGCTGTCGCTCTGGCGCTTCTTGCCTACCTCACGGTCGCATTGCTGCGTCCGGAACGATTCTGA
- the kdpB gene encoding potassium-transporting ATPase subunit KdpB, which produces MTKHKRKDFSLFDRALAAQAARSAVAKLDPRVLSRNPVMFVTGVVALLTTFIFLRDLVTGAAMTGTVGQIAFWLWVTVLFANFAEAIAEGRGKARSDSLRATQAETECRRLTGDPAAHENFELVSSQKLHKDDVVLVEAGDLIPADGEVIEGVASVDESAITGESAPVIRESGGDRSAVTGSTCLVSDWLVIRVTAEPGKSFLDRMIAMVEGAERQKTPNEIALNILLIGMTIIFVLVVVTLEPFALFSGTSIPVAFLVALLVTLIPTTIGGLLSAIGIAGMDRLVKANVIAKSGRAVEAAGDVDTLLLDKTGTITFGNRMADAFMPLPGVSERELIETALLASFPDETPEGKSIVDLAHKMLGREVDALRERVGEFVPFSAQTRLSGADLTDGGEVRKGASDAMLRYAGAKASLDLTRIVESIGKSGGTPLVVSRDRRILGVIHLKDIIKPGIRERFAELRRLGIRTVMITGDNPLTAAAIAAEAGVDDFLAEATPEKKLELIRQEQAEGKLVAMCGDGSNDAPALAQADIGVAMNTGTPAAKEAGNLIDLDSDPTKLIEVVLVGKQLLISRGALTTFSIANDVAKYFAILPALFITAYPGLQALNVMDLASPASAILSAVIFNALVIFALIPLALRGVRYSPATAGELLQRNLLIYGLGGLVVPFVGIKAIDVAVSALGLV; this is translated from the coding sequence ATGACCAAGCATAAGCGCAAGGACTTTTCTTTGTTCGACCGGGCGCTCGCCGCCCAGGCGGCGCGTAGCGCCGTCGCCAAGCTCGATCCGCGCGTGCTTTCCCGCAACCCGGTCATGTTCGTCACCGGCGTGGTCGCGCTGCTCACGACATTCATTTTCCTTCGCGATCTCGTCACCGGAGCAGCGATGACCGGCACAGTCGGCCAGATCGCCTTCTGGCTATGGGTGACGGTGCTGTTCGCCAATTTCGCGGAGGCGATCGCCGAGGGCCGGGGTAAGGCGCGCTCCGACAGCCTGCGGGCGACACAAGCGGAGACCGAATGCCGGCGCCTCACCGGAGACCCGGCCGCCCATGAGAATTTCGAGCTCGTGTCAAGCCAGAAGCTTCATAAGGACGACGTCGTTCTGGTGGAGGCCGGCGACCTGATCCCTGCCGACGGTGAAGTGATCGAAGGCGTCGCATCGGTGGACGAGTCGGCCATCACGGGCGAATCGGCGCCGGTGATCCGCGAGTCGGGCGGCGACCGTTCGGCGGTCACCGGCAGCACGTGTCTGGTCTCGGACTGGCTGGTGATCCGCGTCACCGCCGAGCCCGGCAAGAGCTTCCTCGACCGCATGATCGCCATGGTCGAAGGCGCAGAGCGCCAGAAGACGCCGAACGAGATCGCACTCAACATCCTGCTCATCGGCATGACCATCATCTTCGTTCTGGTCGTCGTGACGCTGGAACCCTTCGCGCTTTTCTCCGGCACCTCGATTCCTGTCGCCTTCCTGGTGGCGCTGCTGGTCACGCTCATCCCGACGACGATCGGCGGCCTCCTGTCGGCCATCGGCATTGCCGGCATGGACCGGCTGGTGAAGGCCAATGTCATCGCCAAGTCGGGCCGCGCGGTCGAGGCGGCCGGCGATGTCGATACGCTGTTGCTCGACAAGACCGGCACCATCACCTTCGGCAACCGCATGGCCGACGCCTTCATGCCCCTGCCAGGTGTGAGCGAGCGCGAGCTGATCGAAACCGCCTTGCTCGCCTCGTTTCCCGACGAGACACCGGAAGGCAAGTCCATCGTCGATCTGGCCCACAAGATGCTGGGCAGGGAGGTCGATGCACTTCGGGAACGGGTTGGAGAATTCGTGCCCTTCAGCGCGCAGACCCGTCTTTCTGGCGCCGACCTGACGGATGGAGGCGAAGTCCGCAAGGGCGCGAGCGATGCCATGCTCCGCTATGCCGGGGCAAAAGCGAGCCTCGATCTCACGCGCATCGTCGAGAGTATCGGCAAGTCGGGTGGGACGCCGCTAGTCGTCTCGCGCGACCGACGCATCCTCGGGGTGATCCACCTGAAGGACATTATCAAGCCCGGCATTCGCGAGCGCTTCGCCGAGCTCCGGCGCTTGGGTATCCGCACGGTGATGATCACCGGCGACAACCCGCTGACCGCCGCCGCGATCGCGGCAGAGGCAGGTGTCGATGATTTCCTAGCTGAGGCAACGCCGGAAAAGAAGCTGGAACTGATCCGCCAGGAGCAGGCCGAAGGCAAGCTGGTGGCCATGTGCGGCGACGGCTCCAACGATGCACCGGCACTGGCCCAGGCCGACATCGGTGTGGCGATGAATACCGGTACGCCGGCGGCCAAGGAAGCCGGCAACCTGATCGATCTCGATAGCGATCCCACCAAGCTCATCGAAGTGGTGCTGGTCGGCAAGCAACTGCTGATCAGCCGCGGTGCGCTGACCACCTTCTCGATCGCCAACGACGTGGCGAAGTATTTCGCCATCCTGCCGGCCCTGTTCATCACCGCCTATCCCGGCCTGCAGGCACTCAACGTCATGGATCTGGCGAGCCCGGCAAGTGCCATCCTGTCTGCCGTGATCTTCAACGCGCTGGTCATCTTCGCCCTGATTCCGCTCGCCTTGCGCGGCGTACGCTATTCTCCGGCGACGGCGGGCGAGCTGCTGCAGCGCAACCTGTTGATCTACGGGCTGGGCGGCCTGGTCGTGCCGTTCGTCGGCATCAAGGCCATCGACGTCGCGGTCTCCGCGCTCGGTCTTGTGTAA
- the kdpC gene encoding potassium-transporting ATPase subunit KdpC has protein sequence MISQIRPAIALLAMMILLTGVAYPLAMTAVGQALFPHQANASLITRDGVVIGSEYIGQTFEQPEYFHGRPSAVDYDAASSGGTNLAPTNRDLVDAVGERARMIAAETGSRRVPIDLVTSSASGLDPHISPESAYLQIARIAKARGLSAQDLRRMVDGHIETPLFGIFGAPAVNVLKLNLALDERAPIETDATGSMDGASAER, from the coding sequence ATGATTTCGCAGATAAGACCGGCAATCGCCCTGCTGGCGATGATGATCCTGCTGACCGGCGTCGCCTATCCTTTGGCAATGACGGCGGTCGGGCAGGCCCTGTTTCCCCACCAGGCCAATGCGAGCTTGATCACCCGTGATGGCGTGGTGATCGGCTCCGAGTACATCGGGCAGACGTTCGAGCAGCCGGAATATTTTCATGGTCGCCCGTCCGCCGTCGACTACGATGCGGCATCTTCAGGCGGCACAAACCTTGCGCCGACGAACCGCGACCTGGTCGATGCCGTTGGTGAGCGAGCCCGGATGATCGCGGCGGAGACCGGGAGCCGGCGGGTGCCGATCGATCTCGTAACATCTTCGGCGAGCGGTCTCGACCCGCACATTTCCCCCGAAAGCGCCTATCTACAGATAGCGCGCATTGCCAAGGCGAGAGGTCTTTCCGCCCAGGACCTGCGCCGCATGGTCGACGGGCATATCGAAACGCCGCTTTTCGGGATATTCGGTGCGCCGGCCGTCAATGTATTGAAGCTGAACCTGGCGCTCGATGAGCGGGCGCCGATTGAAAC